The following proteins are co-located in the Pochonia chlamydosporia 170 chromosome 6, whole genome shotgun sequence genome:
- a CDS encoding LCCL domain-containing protein (similar to Beauveria bassiana ARSEF 2860 XP_008595431.1) gives MAAPADKTLKNLNGQWTVNKELSESTDPALAIQGIGYLIRTGVSYATISITVNQYEAPPKAPNESTDIFTHVDIDQSASGLSNTQEKRCLDNTYRDHTDWLFGHVKGRSAWVTLDEVEEAYLKNGWEVEGDGKFILSHVESQDAGWTATQVWGFQQVNGERRYCRNIVVAKGDERSEFRLVYDYNG, from the exons ATGGCTGCTCCCGCGGACAAGACCCTCAAGAACCTCAACGGCCAGTGGACAGTG AACAAGGAGCTGTCCGAGTCGACTGATCCCGCCCTGGCCATCCAAGGTATCGGATACCTCATCCGCACTGGCGTCAGCTATGCGaccatcagcatcaccgtGAACCAGTACGAGGCTCCCCCCAAGGCGCCGAATGAGTCCACCGACATCTTCACCCACGTCGACATCGATCAGTCTGCTTCGGGGCTTTCCAACACCCAAGAGAAGCGATGCCTGGATAACACCTACCGCGACCACACTGACTGGCTgtttggccatgtcaaggGCCGGAGTGCCTGGGTCACcctggatgaggttgaggaggcgtACCTGAAGAATGGGTGGGAGGTCGAGGGCGATGGCAAGTTTATCTTGAGCCATGTTGAGAGCCAGGATGCCGGATGGACTGCTACCCAGGTCTGGGGATTCCAGCAGGTAAATGGGGAGCGTCGCTACTGTCGCAACATTGTTGTGGCTAAGGGTGATGAGCGCTCTGAGTTCCGCCTCGTCTATGACTACAATGGATAA